The Cytophagia bacterium CHB2 genome window below encodes:
- a CDS encoding RNA-binding S4 domain-containing protein: MKNTTAQTAHATHEMRLDKWLKAARIFRSRDEAARECELGRIKVNDLVAKASKSVKPGDVLIVKVLNHYRTLEIKEIPTRGLSAKDAKLVYHETTPELSPETRELMKLMSESARRLPKPEKGRPTKKSRREIERWRGR; the protein is encoded by the coding sequence ATGAAGAACACCACGGCACAAACTGCGCATGCCACGCACGAAATGCGCCTCGACAAATGGCTGAAGGCGGCGCGCATCTTTCGCAGCCGCGACGAAGCGGCGCGGGAGTGTGAACTGGGGCGCATCAAGGTGAACGATCTTGTCGCGAAAGCTTCAAAATCCGTAAAGCCCGGTGATGTTTTGATTGTCAAAGTTTTGAACCACTACCGCACCCTCGAAATCAAGGAAATTCCGACGCGCGGATTATCCGCGAAAGACGCGAAACTTGTGTATCACGAAACCACACCCGAATTATCGCCTGAAACCAGAGAGTTGATGAAACTAATGTCAGAATCCGCGCGGCGTCTGCCTAAACCCGAAAAAGGCCGTCCCACCAAAAAATCGCGCCGTGAAATCGAACGCTGGCGGGGACGATGA